The genomic segment CCCATCAGCGCGGCGTTCGCCGCACCGTGCGCGGCGATCGGCCGGAACATCACCACCGGGCGGCCGGTGGCGAGCGCCTCCAGCGAGGTCGCGCCGCCCGCGTTGGTCACCACCAGGTCCGCCGCCCGGACCAGCGGCGCGGTGTCCGCCACCCAGCCCAACGGCAGCAGCCGCTCCGCCGGCAGGCCGCGGGCGCGCAGCGCGGCGCGCAGCCGCTCGTTGCGACCGCAGGCAACCACCACCTGGATCGGGCCGGCGGCGGCGAGCAGCGCGTCGACCGCCTCGGTGACCGCGCCGAAGGCGTACGCCCCGCAGGTCACCAGGACCACGAAACGGTCCGCGGGCAGGCCCAGCTCGGGCCGCTCCAACTGCGGGTCGCCCGGGTAGTACCGGCGCTCCACGGTCGGCACCGTCGCCCGCGCCGCGATGCCCGGCTCGGCCAGCTCGGCGGCCGGCAGCGCGGCCGGATGCATCACGAACGTCGCGTCCAGGTCGCGGTAGAGCCAGAACGGGTGCGGCGCGAAGTCCGACACCCAGGCCCCCACCGGGACCGGCAGCAGCCGGTGCCGGCGCAGCCAGGACAACCCGGCCGAACCGAGCGGGTAGGTGGACAGGATCAGGTCCGGATCGAACCGCTCGACCTCGGTGGCGAGCCGCCGCCCGGCCCAGGCCGCCAGCGTCGACTTGGCGGCCGTGGCGAACCAACGATGCCGCCACAGCATCGCGTAGAAGAACTCGTACAGCCAGGGCGTGGTCTGCACGTTCGCGACGTAGACACGGCGGAACAACGGACCGACCCAGCTGCCCATCGTGTCCAGCGTGTCGATCCACCGGACCTCGCTGCCCGGCCAGTGCCGTTCGACGCTCTCCTCCAGCGCCCGGCCCGTCGCGTGGTGCCCCCGCCCATGTCGGCCGAGACCACCAGCACTCGGCGCGGTGTCCCGTCAGCACCCGGGCCCATCCACCGTCCCCCAGCGTTCGGCGATCTTCCGCCAAACGTTACGCCGGTTTGACGCCCGCTGTGCGGCATTGTTCCGTGTCGCACAGCCGCGGCACCCGATCGCGGCGGCCACGATGGCCGGCGCACCCGTCGGCGGCCGGCCGGCACGCGGCTAGTCTGACCGCGACCCGGGGTGCCGCATGGTCCGGCACCCTTCCAGCCAGCGACGACGCGGGAGACGGCGTGGATGCCACCGCACTGCTCACCGACCAGTACGAGCTCACCATGGTGCGGGCCGCACTGGCCGACGGCACCGCCGACCGGCCGTGCGTGTTCGAGGTCTTCGGGCGGCGGCTGCCCAACGGGCGGCGCTACGGGGTGGTCGCCGGCACCGGACGGCTGATCGAACTGCTCCGCGAGTTCCGCTTCACCGACGAGCAGGTGGATCTGCTGCGCCGGCAGGACGTGCTCGACGACCGGACCGCCCGCTGGCTCGCCGACTACCGGTTCACCGGCGACATCGAGGGGTACGCCGAGGGCGAGCTCTACTTCCCCGGGTCGCCGATCCTCACCGTCACGGCTCCCTTCGCGGTCGGGGTGCTGCTGGAGACGCTGCTGCTGTCCGTGCTCAACCACGACTGCGCGATCGCATCCGGAGCGGCCCGGATGGTCACCGCCGCGCACGGCCGGCCGATCATCGAGATGGGCTCCCGCCGCACCCACGAGCGGTCCGCGGTCGCGGCCGCCCGGGCCGCCTACCTCGCCGGCTTCGCCTCCACCTCCAACGTCGCCGCGGGGGTGCGCTACGGCGTGCCGACCGCCGGCACCGCAGCACACGCGTTCACGCTGCTGCACGACTCGGAGGCGGACGCGTTCGCCTCGCAGATCGCGGCGCTCGGTCCCGGCACGACGCTGCTGGTCGACACGTACGACATCAGCCAGGGCATCCGGACCGCCATCGAGGTGGCCGGGCCACAGCTCGGCGCGATCCGGATCGATTCGGGCGACCTGTCGGTCATGGCGGTGCAGGCTCGCGAACTGCTCGATTCGCTCGGCGCCCGGGACACCCGCATCGTGGTCTCCGGCGACCTGGACGAACACTCCATCGCCGCGCTGGCCGCGGCGCCGGTCGACGCGTACGGTGCCGGCACCGCGGTGGTGACCGGATCCGGCGCGCCGACCGCGCAGCTGGTGTACAAGCTGGTCGAGGTGGACGGGCGGCCGGTGGTGAAGCGCTCGGAGAACAAGAAGACGGTCGGCGGACGCAAGTACGCGGTGCGCCGGCACAAGCCGACCGGCACCGCGGTGGAGGAGGTCGTCGCGTCGCGTTGCGAGCCGGGCGCCGAACCGCACGACCGGGCGTTGCAGCGGCCCTACCTGGTCGGCGGGGAGCCGGCCGCGGACCTGCCGGACCTCGCCAGCAGCCGCGCGCACCTCGCCGAGTGCCTGGTGTCGATCCCGTGGGACGGCTTGAAGCTCTCCGCGGGCGACCCGGCCATCCCGGTCACCATGATCAGCAACTGACCGCAGCCGGCCGCAGTGCCGGTCATTCGTTACGCCGGTGGCGAAATGACGCCCCGGACCGCCGCCCGGCCGGGTATAGGTGAGGGGATCGGTTTCCACCAACGCCTGTCGGGCGGCTTCGAGACAGAACCTGGGAGGCGTCGATGGCCCCACCGGATGCGGTGCCGGCTCAGCGCGACCGCCCGACACCCGAGCTGCTGCGCCGGGTGCTGGGCCGCGTGTTGCGCCGGGCTCGGCAGTTCCAAGGCCGGACGCTGAGCGAGGTCGCGGGCGCGGCGCAGATCTCGATGGCCTACCTCTCCGAGCTGGAACGCGGCCGCAAGGAGGCGTCCTCGGAGGTGCTGGCCGCGGTCTGCGCCGCCCTGGGCATCGACCTGACCGAGCTGCTGGCCGAGATGCTGTGGGACCTGAGCTCCGACCGCGTCCTGCCGGGGCCGGGCTGGGCCCCGACCCGGGCCCGGCCCGAGGTCCGACTCGGGCATCGCGGCGTCCTGGACCCGCTGGGCCACGATCCGGCAGGGGCCTGGGCGGACCCGACGGCGTCCGTGGTCGCGCCGGCCCGGTTGCGGATGCTGCGGCTTTCCGGTGGCGGCGGGGCGACCGGCTCCCCGGTTGCCCCGCCGTCGACCCCGGACGCTCAGTGCCGCGCCGCGTGACGGGATCGGCGCCGTGTGGCATCGCTACCAGCTCGTCCCTGGCGGGATGGTGCGGGTGGTGAGGATGGCGTCGGCGATGCCGTAGTCGACCGCCTGCTGCGCGGTGAACGTCTTGTTCCGGTCGATGTCCGCGGCGATCTTCTCGGGGCTGTGCCCGGTGTGCCGGGCCAGGATCGATTCCATCTCGGCCCGCAGCCGCACGACCTCCTTCGCCTGGATGGCCAGATCCGGCAGGGTGCCCTGGGCGACGTCGAACGAGCCCTCCGCCGTGGACGGCTGGTGCAGCACCACCTTGGCGTGTTCGAGCACCGCACGCTTCCCCGGGGTACCGGCGGCGAGCAGCACGGCAGCAGCCGACGAGGCCCGGCCGACACACAGGGTGGCGATGTTGGGCCGGACGAACCGCATCGTGTCGTAGATGGCGGTCAACGCACTGAACGAGCCTCCTGGCGAGTTGATGTAGAGGTTGATCTCCAGGTCCAGGCTTTCGGCCTCCAGATGCAGCAGCTGGGCGATGACCACGTTGGCGACGCCATCGTCGATCGGGGTGCCGAGGAAGATGATCCGCTCGGACAGCAGCCGCGAGTAGATGTCGAACGCCCGCTCCCCGAGCGCGGTCTTCTCCACCACGGTCGGGATCGTGTACTGGGACATGATCAGACTCCGATCCGCCGCTTGCCGGCCGTCGGCCGGACGTCGTCGACCTGCTCCAGGATGTGATCGATCAGGCCGTACTCGCGCGCCTCCGTGGCGGTGAACCAGCGGTCCCGCAGTCCGTCGGCGGCGATCGTGTCGGCGGTCTGGCCACTGTGCTCGGCGATCAAGCGGTGCATCAGAGCGCCCAGGCGCTCCAACTGGCCGGCGTAGATCTCCACATCGGCGGCGGTCCCGCCGAGCCCGGCCGAACCCTGATGCATCAGGATCTGCGCGTTCGGCAGCGCGTACCGCTTACCGCTGGCGCCGGCGCAGAGCAGGAACTGGGCCATGCTGCCGGCCATGCCGAGCGCCAGGGTGCTCACGTCGTTCGGGATCAGCCGCATCACGTCGTAGATCGCCAGCCCGGCGAGCACCGACCCGCCCGGTGAGTTGATGTAGAGGCTGATGTCCGCGCGTGGGTCCTCCGCCGACAGCAGCAGCAGCTGGGTGCACAGCCGGTTCGCCACCTCGTCGTCGACCTCGGTGCCGAGCACGATGATTCGCTGGGTCAACAGCCGACCGGCCAGCTGGTCGTCCATCGATCCGATGGCGGCCGCTGGCCCGCCCGTGAACGCTTTCATGTCCGCTCCCGCTGTGGTTCCGCGCGCCGGTGCGGCGCCTCGCGACCAACGGTGCGGCGCCGCGAGCCGGGCCGACAGGGTTCTTTGCCGCCAGCAGACGGAATCAGCCGCCAGCGAAGCGGGTCAGCGCCGACTCCCCGATGTGTGCCGCCTGACCGCCGGATCGGCCGGATCGGCGCCCCGGGCGCGCAAGAATCGATACGACGAAGGAGGGAACGTCGTGGCAACCGGACTGATCGTGGTGGACGTACAGAACGACTTCTGCGAGGGTGGCTCGCTCGCGGTGGCGGGCGGCTCGGCGATCGCCCGGCGGCTGAGCGCGCTGTTCGCCGCCAACGAGACGGCGGGCGAGGCGGACCGCTGCTGGGCGCACATCGTCGCCACCCGCGATCACCACCTCGACCCGGGGGATCACTTCAGCGCCGACCCCGACTACGCGCACAGCTGGCCGGCGCACTGCGTGGCCGGCACGGTCGGCGCCGACCTGCATCCGGACCTCGACCGGTCCCGCCTGCGGGCGCTGTTCGACAAGGGCGCGTACGCCGCCGCGTACTCCGGCTTCGAGGGCAGGTCGCACGGCGTGCCACTGGCCGAGTGGCTGCGGCGGCACGACGTGGACGCCGTCGACGTGGTCGGCATCGCCACCGATCACTGCGTGCGCGCCACCGCGCTGGACGCGGTACGGGAGGGGTTCCGGACCCGGGTGCTGCTCGACCTGACCGCCGGGGTCGCCCAACCGACGGTGGACGCGGCGCTGACGCAGCTGCGCGACGCGGGTGTCGCCCTCACCGGCACCCCGCACGTCGAGTGACCGGGGCCAGCCACAGCTCGGCCGGAACGACGGCGGCCCGCACCGGGATCGGTGCGGGCCGCCGGGTCGTTCGGGTCGGTCAGTCGTCCTTCTCCGCGGCGGCGTTGATCGCCGGCGCCGGCGAGACCGGCGCGGGCGGCAGCTTGCCGTGGTGGTCGACGCCCTCCAGCTCCGGGAACTTCAGGTCGAAGGCCGGGCGTTCGCTGCGGATGCGCACCATCCGGTCGAAGTTGCGCAGCGGCGGCGGGCAGCTGGTCGCCCACTCCAGCGAGTTGCCGTAGCCCCACGGGTCGTCGACCTCGACGACCGGACCGCTCTTGTACGACTTGTACACGTTCCACAGGAACGGCAGCGTGGACACCCCGAGGATGAACGCGCCGATCGTGGAGATCGTGTTCAGCGTGGTGAAACCGTCGCCGGCCTGGTAGTCGGCGTACCGCCGGGGCATGCCCTCGGCGCCGAGCCAGTGCTGCACCAGGAACGTCGTGTTGAAGCCGATCACGGTGAGCCAGAAGTGCAGCTTGCCGAGCCGCTCGTCCATCATCCGGCCGGTCATCTTCGGGAACCAGAAGTAGACCCCGGCGTAGACGGCGAACACGATCGTGCCGAACAGCACGTAGTGGAAGTGCGCCACCACGAAGTACGTGTCGGACACGTGGAAGTCGATCGCCGGCGACGCCAGCAGCACGCCCGACAGGCCGCCGAACAGGAACGTGACCAGGAAGCCGATCGAGAACAGCATCGGCGACTCGAACGTCAGCTGGCCGCGCCACATGGTGCCGATCCAGTTGAAGAACTTCATCCCGGTCGGCACCGCGATCAGGAAGCTGAGCAGCGAGAAGAACGGCAGCAGCACCTGGCCGGTGGCGAACATGTGGTGCGCCCAGACCGTCATCGACAGCGCCGCGATCCCCACCAGCGCGCCGACCATGCCCTTGTAGCCGAACAGCGGCTTGCGGCTGAACACCGGGATCACCTCGGAGATGATCCCGAAGAACGGCAACGCGACGATGTACACCTCGGGATGGCCGAAGAACCAGAACAGGTGCTGCCAGAGCATCGCCCCGCCGGTGGCGGAGTCGAACACGTGGGTACCCAGCACCCGGTCGGCCACGGCGGCGGCGAGTGCCGCGGCGAGGATCGGGAACACCAGCAGCGCGAGCAGCGCGGTGACGGTGATCGCCCAGGTGAACATCGGCAGCCGGAACATCGTCATGCCCGGCGCGCGCAGCGTCAGCACGGTGGTGACCAGGTTGACCGAGCCGAGGATGGTACCCAGGCCGGAGATCATCAGGCCGACGAACCACAGCGTGGCGCCGGCGCCCGGCGAGTTGGCCACGCCGGCGAGCGGCTGGTAGGCGAACCAGCCGAAGTCGGCCGCGCCGCCCGGGGTGATGAAGCCGGCGACCACCAGGGTGCTGCCGAACAGGTAGAGCCAGTAGGCGAACGCGTTGAGTCGCGGGAACGCCACGTCGGGTGCGCCGATCTGCAGCGGCACGACGTAGTTGGCGAACGCGAACACGATCGGCGTCGCGAACATCAGCAGCATGATCGTGCCGTGCATGGTGAACAGCTGGTTGTACTGCTCGGGCGACAGGAACTGCATGCCCGGCCGGGCCAGCTCAGCCCGCATCAGCAGCGCCAGCAGGCCGCCGATCAGGAAGAACGCGAAGGCGGTGACCATGTACATGATCCCGATCTGCTTCGCGTCCGTGGTCCGGATCGTGCGCGCCAGCCACGAGCCACGGGGTGTCTCGTGCACGGGCCACGGCCGGGTCACGATCGGCTTCGGTGCGCTCGGCTGCTTCGGCACCGGCGGCCTGGGAGCGACGGTGGTCACGAAAGCCCTCCTGTTGCTGTCCACACCGACGGGGGGCGCCGGCGCACGTGCGGCCCGGACATTCCGGCAGTCACCTGCGCAGTCCGAGCCACACCCTTGCGCAGAATAGTCCCCCGACCGGGGCGCTTCGGCGTCGGGTGTCGCGGCCGCAATGCCTGGTCGGCGCCCGATCCGCGGCCCCCGGACGCCCATCCCGGGGCCGGCGCCGGGGTCAGCGAATGCCGAGGCTCTCGCGGCTGGCGGGGGCGATCAGCAGGCCGGCCACGACCAGGCCGAGCACGATGACCAGCACCCCCGCCCACACCACGCCGGCGCTGATCATGAAGTAGCCGATCGCGAGCAGCATCAGCTGCAACACGATCGCCGGCCCCCGGGCCCAGGCGTGCCCGCCGACCAGCAGGTAGCCGAGGGCGCCGAGCAGCAGGCCGAGCACCACGGTGACGACCGCCTCGGTGATGCTCGCGGCGCGGTCGGTCGGGTGACCGGTGAACGAGGCGATCACGAGCCAGACGCCCAGTGCGAGCAGCGCGACGCCCTGCGCCCAGAGCAGCCCGACGGCGATCTTGAGGGTGGCCGGCAGCACCCGGCGCTCCGGTTCGGACACGCATCACAGCGTACTGAGGTGTCGGCCCGGCGACGCGGCCACGGTGAGCGCCGTGGGCCGGGCGACCGGGTTCGGTAGATTGCTGTCATGCGCGCGCTGCTGGTGGTGAACCCGAACGCCACCACCACCACTGAACGCAGCCGCGACGTGCTGGCCCGGGCGCTGCGCAGCGAGGTCGATCTGGAGGTCGGCTACACCGAGGGCCGCGGGCACGCGGCCCAGCTGGCCCGGGAGGCCGCCCGCGGCGATGTCGAGGTGATCGTGACCCTCGGCGGGGACGGCACGGTCAGCGAGGTCGTCAACGGCATGCTCACCGACGGGCCGGGGGCGCAGGTGCCGGCGCTCGCGGTGGTGCCCGGCGGGTCCACGAACGTGTTCGCCCGCGCACTGGGGCTGCCGGCCGACTGGGCCGAGGGTACCGGCGTGATCCTGGAGGCGCTGCGGGAGAAGCGGACCCGCACCATCGGGCTGGGCCGGGCCGACGACCGGTGGTTCACCTGTTCGGCGGGGCTGGGATTGGACGCGGCCACGATCCAGCGGGTCGAGCAGGCGCGCACCCGCGGTCACACGGCGACCAAGGGGCTGTACGTCCGGTCGGCGATGCTGCAGTACCTCACCGGTACCGACCGGCGGACCGCGCCGATCACCCTGCGCCGGCCCGGCGCGGAACCACAGCGGCACCTGTCGCTCGCGATCGTGCAGAACACCGCGCCCTGGACGTATTTCGGGACCCATCCGGTGAATCCGAACCCGGATGCCGGGTTCGACACCGGGCTGGACGTGCTCGCGCTGCGTGGTCTTCCGCTGGCCGCATCGTTACGGGTGGTGCAGCAGACCCTGTCGCTGCGGTCCCGGCCACGGGGCAAACGGGTGGTCTCCCTGCACGATATCTCCGAATTCACTCTGAGTTGCCTCACACCCCTGGCGTTTCAGGTCGATGGTGATTACCTTGACGAGCGCGACGAAATCACGTTTCGCTCCGCACCGGAGGCTTTGCGCGTAGTCTGCTGACGGTGAGACGTGATGTGTGCGTGTCATGAGCACGCACACAGGGGCTACGAACAGAGCGGTTGCTTGCACCGCGGGTGCGTTTCACGGAGTCGCCAAATCAGGGCGGTAAATCCGGACAAGTGCGGACATATGTGCGGTGACGTTACTCACCGCGTTCGACTTTCTTCCGGTTTCCCCTTGACATCACGTGAGTTCGTGAAAGTATTCA from the Actinocatenispora thailandica genome contains:
- a CDS encoding nicotinate phosphoribosyltransferase; this encodes MDATALLTDQYELTMVRAALADGTADRPCVFEVFGRRLPNGRRYGVVAGTGRLIELLREFRFTDEQVDLLRRQDVLDDRTARWLADYRFTGDIEGYAEGELYFPGSPILTVTAPFAVGVLLETLLLSVLNHDCAIASGAARMVTAAHGRPIIEMGSRRTHERSAVAAARAAYLAGFASTSNVAAGVRYGVPTAGTAAHAFTLLHDSEADAFASQIAALGPGTTLLVDTYDISQGIRTAIEVAGPQLGAIRIDSGDLSVMAVQARELLDSLGARDTRIVVSGDLDEHSIAALAAAPVDAYGAGTAVVTGSGAPTAQLVYKLVEVDGRPVVKRSENKKTVGGRKYAVRRHKPTGTAVEEVVASRCEPGAEPHDRALQRPYLVGGEPAADLPDLASSRAHLAECLVSIPWDGLKLSAGDPAIPVTMISN
- a CDS encoding helix-turn-helix domain-containing protein: MAPPDAVPAQRDRPTPELLRRVLGRVLRRARQFQGRTLSEVAGAAQISMAYLSELERGRKEASSEVLAAVCAALGIDLTELLAEMLWDLSSDRVLPGPGWAPTRARPEVRLGHRGVLDPLGHDPAGAWADPTASVVAPARLRMLRLSGGGGATGSPVAPPSTPDAQCRAA
- a CDS encoding ClpP family protease, translating into MSQYTIPTVVEKTALGERAFDIYSRLLSERIIFLGTPIDDGVANVVIAQLLHLEAESLDLEINLYINSPGGSFSALTAIYDTMRFVRPNIATLCVGRASSAAAVLLAAGTPGKRAVLEHAKVVLHQPSTAEGSFDVAQGTLPDLAIQAKEVVRLRAEMESILARHTGHSPEKIAADIDRNKTFTAQQAVDYGIADAILTTRTIPPGTSW
- a CDS encoding ClpP family protease, whose amino-acid sequence is MKAFTGGPAAAIGSMDDQLAGRLLTQRIIVLGTEVDDEVANRLCTQLLLLSAEDPRADISLYINSPGGSVLAGLAIYDVMRLIPNDVSTLALGMAGSMAQFLLCAGASGKRYALPNAQILMHQGSAGLGGTAADVEIYAGQLERLGALMHRLIAEHSGQTADTIAADGLRDRWFTATEAREYGLIDHILEQVDDVRPTAGKRRIGV
- a CDS encoding isochorismatase family protein, whose product is MATGLIVVDVQNDFCEGGSLAVAGGSAIARRLSALFAANETAGEADRCWAHIVATRDHHLDPGDHFSADPDYAHSWPAHCVAGTVGADLHPDLDRSRLRALFDKGAYAAAYSGFEGRSHGVPLAEWLRRHDVDAVDVVGIATDHCVRATALDAVREGFRTRVLLDLTAGVAQPTVDAALTQLRDAGVALTGTPHVE
- the ctaD gene encoding cytochrome c oxidase subunit I → MPKQPSAPKPIVTRPWPVHETPRGSWLARTIRTTDAKQIGIMYMVTAFAFFLIGGLLALLMRAELARPGMQFLSPEQYNQLFTMHGTIMLLMFATPIVFAFANYVVPLQIGAPDVAFPRLNAFAYWLYLFGSTLVVAGFITPGGAADFGWFAYQPLAGVANSPGAGATLWFVGLMISGLGTILGSVNLVTTVLTLRAPGMTMFRLPMFTWAITVTALLALLVFPILAAALAAAVADRVLGTHVFDSATGGAMLWQHLFWFFGHPEVYIVALPFFGIISEVIPVFSRKPLFGYKGMVGALVGIAALSMTVWAHHMFATGQVLLPFFSLLSFLIAVPTGMKFFNWIGTMWRGQLTFESPMLFSIGFLVTFLFGGLSGVLLASPAIDFHVSDTYFVVAHFHYVLFGTIVFAVYAGVYFWFPKMTGRMMDERLGKLHFWLTVIGFNTTFLVQHWLGAEGMPRRYADYQAGDGFTTLNTISTIGAFILGVSTLPFLWNVYKSYKSGPVVEVDDPWGYGNSLEWATSCPPPLRNFDRMVRIRSERPAFDLKFPELEGVDHHGKLPPAPVSPAPAINAAAEKDD
- a CDS encoding diacylglycerol/lipid kinase family protein is translated as MRALLVVNPNATTTTERSRDVLARALRSEVDLEVGYTEGRGHAAQLAREAARGDVEVIVTLGGDGTVSEVVNGMLTDGPGAQVPALAVVPGGSTNVFARALGLPADWAEGTGVILEALREKRTRTIGLGRADDRWFTCSAGLGLDAATIQRVEQARTRGHTATKGLYVRSAMLQYLTGTDRRTAPITLRRPGAEPQRHLSLAIVQNTAPWTYFGTHPVNPNPDAGFDTGLDVLALRGLPLAASLRVVQQTLSLRSRPRGKRVVSLHDISEFTLSCLTPLAFQVDGDYLDERDEITFRSAPEALRVVC